The Pseudomonas extremaustralis genome contains a region encoding:
- the thrS gene encoding threonine--tRNA ligase, with translation MPTITLPDGSQRSFDHPVSVAEVAASIGAGLAKATVAGKVDGKLVDASDLITADASLQIITPKDQEGLEIIRHSCAHLIGHAVKQLYPTAKMVIGPVIDEGFYYDIAYERPFTPDDLAAIEQRMHALIEKDYDVIKKVTPRAEVIDVFTARGEDYKLRLVEDMPDEQAMGLYYHEEYVDMCRGPHVPNTRFLKSFKLTKLSGAYWRGDAKNEQLQRIYGTAWADKKQLAAYVQRIEEAEKRDHRKIGKRLNLFHLQEEAPGMVFWHPNGWTLYQVLEQYMRKVQRENGYLEVKTPQVVDRSLWEKSGHWANYADNMFTTQSENRDYAIKPMNCPCHVQVFNQGLKSYRELPMRLAEFGACHRNEPSGALHGIMRVRGFTQDDAHIFCTEEQMQAESAAFIKLTMDVYRDFGFTEVEMKLSTRPEKRVGSDELWDRAEAALAAALDSAGLAYDLQPGEGAFYGPKIEFSLKDCLGRVWQCGTLQLDFNLPIRLGAEYVSEDNSRKHPVMLHRAILGSFERFVGILIEHYEGAFPAWLAPTQAVIMNITDKQADFAAEVEKTLNESGFRAKSDLRNEKIGFKIREHTLLKVPYLLVIGDREVEMQTVAVRTREGADLGSMPVAQFAEFLAQAVSRRGRPDSE, from the coding sequence ATGCCAACTATTACTCTTCCCGATGGCAGTCAACGTTCATTCGATCATCCGGTTTCCGTAGCCGAGGTCGCCGCATCCATTGGTGCTGGCCTGGCCAAGGCCACTGTGGCCGGCAAGGTCGACGGCAAGCTGGTTGATGCCAGCGATCTGATCACCGCCGATGCCAGCCTGCAGATCATCACGCCCAAGGATCAAGAGGGGCTGGAGATCATTCGCCACTCTTGCGCACATCTGATTGGCCATGCGGTCAAGCAACTGTATCCGACAGCTAAGATGGTGATCGGCCCGGTCATTGACGAGGGCTTCTATTACGACATCGCTTACGAGCGTCCTTTTACTCCGGATGACCTGGCCGCGATCGAGCAGCGCATGCACGCGTTGATCGAAAAAGATTATGACGTGATCAAGAAGGTCACACCGCGCGCCGAAGTGATCGACGTGTTCACCGCTCGTGGCGAAGACTACAAGCTGCGCCTGGTGGAAGACATGCCGGACGAGCAGGCCATGGGCCTGTACTACCACGAAGAATACGTCGACATGTGCCGTGGCCCGCACGTGCCGAACACGCGTTTCCTCAAGTCGTTCAAGTTGACCAAGCTGTCCGGCGCCTACTGGCGCGGCGATGCGAAGAACGAGCAACTGCAGCGGATCTACGGTACTGCCTGGGCTGATAAGAAGCAGTTGGCGGCTTACGTCCAACGCATCGAAGAAGCCGAGAAACGCGACCACCGCAAGATCGGCAAGCGCCTGAACCTGTTCCACCTTCAGGAAGAAGCGCCGGGCATGGTGTTCTGGCACCCGAATGGCTGGACCCTGTATCAGGTGCTTGAGCAGTACATGCGCAAGGTTCAGCGCGAGAACGGCTACTTGGAGGTCAAGACTCCCCAGGTCGTTGACCGCAGCCTGTGGGAGAAATCCGGGCACTGGGCCAACTACGCCGACAACATGTTCACTACCCAGTCGGAAAACCGCGACTACGCCATCAAGCCGATGAACTGCCCTTGCCACGTACAGGTGTTCAACCAAGGCCTGAAGAGCTACCGCGAGTTGCCGATGCGCCTGGCCGAGTTTGGAGCCTGCCACCGTAACGAGCCGTCGGGTGCGCTGCACGGCATCATGCGCGTGCGCGGCTTCACTCAGGACGATGCCCACATTTTCTGCACCGAAGAGCAGATGCAGGCCGAATCCGCCGCGTTCATCAAGCTGACCATGGACGTTTATCGCGATTTCGGCTTTACCGAAGTCGAAATGAAGCTGTCCACTCGTCCGGAAAAACGCGTCGGTTCCGACGAGTTGTGGGATCGCGCAGAAGCAGCACTGGCCGCGGCGCTAGATAGCGCGGGCCTTGCGTACGACCTGCAGCCGGGTGAGGGCGCCTTTTACGGGCCTAAAATCGAATTTTCGCTGAAAGATTGTCTTGGTCGTGTCTGGCAATGTGGTACTTTGCAGCTCGATTTTAACCTGCCGATCCGTCTGGGAGCCGAATACGTCTCCGAAGACAACAGCCGTAAACACCCGGTTATGCTGCACCGGGCGATCCTCGGCTCGTTCGAACGGTTCGTCGGTATCCTGATCGAGCACTACGAGGGCGCATTCCCCGCGTGGTTGGCTCCGACTCAGGCGGTGATCATGAATATCACTGATAAACAGGCCGATTTTGCTGCTGAAGTTGAAAAAACTCTCAACGAAAGCGGATTTCGTGCCAAGTCCGACTTGAGAAATGAAAAGATCGGCTTTAAAATCCGCGAGCATACTTTGCTCAAGGTTCCCTATCTTTTGGTTATCGGAGATCGGGAAGTCGAGATGCAGACTGTCGCTGTGCGTACTCGTGAAGGTGCTGACCTGGGCTCGATGCCCGTCGCCCAGTTCGCTGAGTTCCTCGCGCAAGCGGTTTCCCGGCGTGGTCGCCCAGATTCGGAGTAA
- the infC gene encoding translation initiation factor IF-3 has translation MIIKREMRQDKRAAPKAPINENISAREVRLIGADGEQIGIVSIDEALRIAEESKLDLVEISADAVPPVCRVMDYGKSIFEKKKQIAAAKKNQKQIQVKEIKFRPGTEEGDYQVKLRNLVRFLSDGDRAKVSLRFRGREMAHQELGMELLKRVEADLLEYGSVEQHPKMEGRQLIMVIAPKKKK, from the coding sequence ATTATTATTAAGCGTGAAATGAGACAAGATAAACGAGCTGCACCGAAAGCCCCGATCAACGAGAATATCTCGGCACGCGAGGTTCGGTTAATTGGCGCTGACGGCGAGCAGATTGGCATCGTCTCGATTGATGAAGCGCTTCGTATCGCTGAAGAGTCCAAATTGGACCTGGTGGAAATTTCCGCCGACGCAGTCCCGCCTGTTTGCCGGGTGATGGACTACGGCAAGTCGATCTTCGAAAAGAAGAAACAGATTGCTGCGGCGAAGAAGAACCAGAAGCAGATTCAAGTAAAAGAAATCAAGTTTCGTCCAGGGACGGAGGAAGGGGATTACCAGGTAAAACTGCGCAACCTGGTACGTTTCCTGAGTGATGGGGACAGGGCCAAGGTATCCTTGCGATTCCGCGGCCGCGAGATGGCCCACCAGGAGCTGGGGATGGAACTCCTCAAGCGGGTTGAAGCTGACCTGCTCGAGTACGGTTCGGTCGAACAGCATCCTAAGATGGAAGGACGCCAGCTGATCATGGTCATCGCCCCGAAAAAGAAGAAGTAA
- the rpmI gene encoding 50S ribosomal protein L35, which yields MPKMKTKSGAAKRFLKTANGIKHKHAFKSHILTKMSTKRKRQLRGSSLLHPSDVAKVERMLRLR from the coding sequence ATGCCAAAGATGAAGACTAAAAGTGGTGCTGCTAAGCGGTTTCTGAAAACTGCTAACGGTATCAAGCACAAGCACGCTTTCAAGAGCCACATCCTGACCAAAATGTCGACCAAGCGTAAGCGTCAACTGCGCGGTAGCAGCTTGCTGCATCCGTCTGACGTGGCAAAAGTCGAGCGCATGCTGCGCCTTCGTTAA
- the rplT gene encoding 50S ribosomal protein L20 encodes MARVKRGVIARKRHKKILKLAKGYYGARSRVFRVAKQAVIKAGQYAYRDRRQKKRQFRALWIARINAGARVNGLSYSRFIAGLKKASIEIDRKVLADLAVNEKAAFAAIVEKAKATLA; translated from the coding sequence ATGGCTCGTGTAAAGCGTGGCGTCATTGCCCGTAAACGTCACAAAAAAATTCTGAAACTTGCTAAAGGCTACTACGGCGCGCGTTCACGCGTATTCCGTGTTGCCAAGCAAGCGGTAATCAAGGCAGGCCAATACGCCTACCGTGACCGTCGTCAGAAAAAACGTCAGTTCCGCGCTCTGTGGATCGCTCGTATCAACGCTGGTGCTCGTGTTAACGGTCTGTCCTACAGCCGTTTCATCGCTGGCCTGAAAAAAGCGTCCATCGAGATCGACCGTAAGGTTCTGGCTGATCTGGCAGTGAACGAAAAAGCGGCGTTTGCTGCGATTGTCGAGAAAGCTAAAGCCACCTTGGCTTAA
- the pheS gene encoding phenylalanine--tRNA ligase subunit alpha, producing MENLDALVAQALEAVQSAEDINALEQIRVHYLGKKGELTQVMKTLGNLPAEERPQVGALINVAKERVTEVLNARKASLEEAELSARLAAESIDVTLPGRGQVSGGLHPITRTLERIEQFFTHIGYGIAEGPEVEDDYHNFEALNIPGHHPARSMHDTFYFNANMLLRTHTSPVQVRTMEANKPPIRIVCPGRVYRSDSDITHSPMFHQVEGLLVDRDINFADLKGTIEEFLRVFFEKELAVRFRPSFFPFTEPSAEVDMECVMCSGKGCRVCKQTGWLEVMGCGMVHPNVLRMSGIDPEEFSGFAFGMGVERLAMLRYGVNDLRLFFDNDLRFLAQFR from the coding sequence ATGGAAAACCTGGACGCGCTCGTCGCTCAAGCTCTTGAGGCTGTGCAAAGCGCTGAAGATATCAATGCCCTGGAGCAAATCCGGGTTCACTACCTTGGCAAAAAGGGTGAATTGACTCAGGTGATGAAGACCCTGGGAAATTTGCCGGCTGAAGAGCGTCCGCAAGTCGGTGCGCTGATCAACGTCGCCAAGGAGCGTGTCACAGAGGTTCTCAACGCGCGCAAGGCGTCGCTCGAGGAGGCCGAGCTTTCGGCCAGGCTCGCCGCCGAGTCCATTGACGTTACCTTGCCTGGCCGTGGCCAGGTGTCGGGCGGTCTGCATCCGATCACTCGGACTCTGGAACGTATCGAGCAGTTCTTCACCCACATTGGCTACGGCATCGCCGAAGGCCCTGAGGTTGAAGACGATTATCACAACTTCGAGGCGCTCAACATCCCAGGCCATCACCCGGCCCGGTCGATGCACGACACCTTCTATTTCAACGCGAACATGTTGTTGCGCACCCATACCTCGCCAGTACAGGTCCGCACCATGGAAGCGAACAAGCCGCCGATCCGCATCGTCTGCCCAGGCCGTGTGTACCGTAGCGACTCCGATATTACCCACTCGCCGATGTTCCATCAGGTCGAAGGCCTGTTGGTCGATCGCGATATCAATTTCGCCGACCTCAAGGGCACCATCGAAGAGTTCCTGCGGGTGTTCTTCGAGAAAGAACTGGCGGTGCGTTTCCGTCCATCGTTCTTCCCGTTCACCGAGCCTTCCGCCGAAGTCGACATGGAATGCGTGATGTGCAGCGGTAAAGGCTGCCGCGTCTGCAAACAGACCGGTTGGCTGGAGGTGATGGGCTGCGGCATGGTTCACCCTAATGTGCTGCGCATGTCCGGGATCGACCCGGAAGAGTTCTCGGGCTTTGCCTTCGGCATGGGCGTTGAGCGTCTGGCCATGCTGCGTTACGGCGTGAACGACTTGCGTCTGTTCTTCGACAACGACTTGCGGTTCCTCGCGCAATTTCGCTAG